Within Pseudomonas tructae, the genomic segment TCGTCTGGCACAAGGTACTGGCAGCACTGCCGACTCATTCCTGATGCAGCGTTTTCGCCGAGCCGGGTTGCTCACCCTGGGGCGCACAACTATCCCTGAACTGGCCATCAGCACCACCACCGAATCCCGCTTGTGCGGCCCGACCCGCAACCCCTGGGACCTCAATCGCAGCGCCGGAGGCTCTAGCGGCGGCTCGGCGGCAGCGGTCGCCAGCGGCATGGTGCCGGTTGCCCATGCCACTGATGGCGGCGGTTCGATCCGGGTTCCGGCGGCGGCCTGCGGTCTGTTCGGGCTCAAGCCCGGCCGCGGGCTGATTTCCATGGGCCCCTTCCTGGACGAAGCATGGAATGGCCTGGCAGTGCAGGGCGTACTCAGCCGTTCGGTGCGCGACAGCGCCTTGCTGCTCGACTGCATGGTCGGGGCGCAAGCTGGCGATCCGTTCCTGTCGGCGCCAGCACAAGGCAGCTACCTGAGTGCGCTCAAGCAAGCGCCTGAGGCCTTGAGAATCGCCGTGCAGAGGCATCCGCTCAATGGCCAGCACAGCGATCCGCTGATGGTCGAGGCGCTTGAGCAGTTGCTCCAGACCCTGGAAAACCTGGGGCACCACTGCGAACACGTGGACCTGGACATCGGCCTGTCCTGGGAGGCTTTCGTCGAGATGAACGCGCGCTTCTGGGCCAGCAATACCGCAGCCTGGCTCGATGGCCTGGGCTCCGAGACCGGCCGCCCGCTCAACAGTGACTGGCTGGAACCGGCAACCCTGGCCCTGCACCGTTATGGTAAAGGGCTGTCAGCCACCGACCTGCTGGCCGCGATGGACCAGCGCAACCTGGTCAGTCGGCAATTGGGCGGGTTCTTCCAGCGCTTTGATCTGCTGCTCAGCCCAACCCTCAGCACCTTGCCGCCGGTGATCGGGGCTTATAACGCCGGCCAGGAAACGCTTGACGGTCTGGGCTGGATGCACCGGGTGTTCGACCACTCACCCTTCACTGCCCTGGCCAACATTTGCGGCACGCCCTCGATGTCGGTGCCGTTGTACCAGGATGCGGCCAGTGGCTTACCGATTGGCATGCAGTTTACTGCCGGGGCAGCAGGTGAGCGCCTGCTGCTGAGCCTGGCCGGTCAACTGGAACAGGCGTTGCCCTGGCGCGGGCGGATCCCGCCGGTCTGGGCGGCGCAAGGCTGAAAGCATCGCCGCTCCAGCAGTGGAGCGGGCTTGCCCCGCGATCAGGCCCGCAGCCGTCGCTGCGCAGCGATCTGCGGCAAGTCCTTGCGACGCAGGTACACCCGCAGCGGCTCGGTAACATTGAGCCGCTCATCGACATTCTGTGCCAAGAGAATCTCGATCAACGCCCGGCTCAGGGTCATGACCTCGCCATCAGCGGCCTGCCAGACAAATTCGTTGCTGGGGATAATGTTGTCGTCCGCCACGTCCATGCCGAACGAGTCTTCGCTAAAACGCACGATGTGTTTGCCAAGCTTGCGATGGAACCCGACGAAGCCCTTGAGCTGATCGGCAGCGGCGCAGATGTCCTGGGATGTGATGTGCATGTCAAACCTCACTTGAAAAGGGGATTGGCACGCTGGGCGCAAGTGGTTGCACTCTGCCGGGCAACTCGGGAACCAAGGTTAATGTAAATTCATCGCATTCGGTAAAGGATTTTTCACCGCAGTAGCCGTTGCTCGCTAGACTTAACCTTCTCAACGCCTTCCTGCAGTCAGCGAACGTGGATGATTCATGAACACCCCTGTTACTTCCGATATCGCCACGATCAGCCGTATCAACGCAGTACCTGCCATCTTGCAGGTCATCTGCGAGACCACCGGCATGCGCTTTGCGGCGGTTGCCCGGGTCACCGAGAGCAACTGGACCGCCTGCGCCGTGCTCGACTCGCTGGGCTTTGGCCTGGAGGTCGGTGGCGAACTGGAGCTGATCACCACCCTGTGCCATGAGATCCGCGCCAGCCACCAGACCATTGTGATCGACAAGGCCAGTACCGACGAGCTGTACTGCAACCACCACACCCCACGCCAGTACAAATTCGAAAGCTACATCTCGGTGCCGGTGTTTCGCACCGACGGCAGTTTCTTTGGCACCATCTGCGCCCTTGACCCCCTGCCTGCCGAACTCAAAGGCAGTGCCATCCAACCGATGATGGAGTCCTTCGCCCGACTGCTGTCGATCCAGATGGAAAGTGAAGAGAACGCCCAGCAGACCGAACAGGCACTGGTAGAAGAACGCGCCATCGCCGATCTGCGTGAGCAGTTCATCGCCGTCCTGGGTCACGACCTGCGCAATCCGCTGTTTGCCATCACCGCTGGCGCCGAGCTGCTGAGCCAACGCCTGCAGGATGAAAAGAGCCGCGCGATTGCCCAGCACATCCTGACCTGCGGTCGACGCGCCAACCAGTTGGTACGCGATGTCCTGGACTTTGCCCGTGGCCGCCTGGGCAACGGCATCATGATCAACGTCCAGGCTTGTCCGGACCTGGCTGAAGCCCTCAAGCACGTCGCCTCGGAGCTGCAGCGAATACACCCCGAGCGCTTGATCCGCCTGAACATCAGCGATCTGGGCGGCATGCATTGCGACCGTGAACGGGTCACCCAGCTGCTGTCCAACCTGGTCGCCAACGCCCTGGTCCATGGCGCGGCCGATAGCCCGGTGGACGTCATGGCCGACATCCGCGACCAGGTTTTCGTCCTGGGTGTGCACAACCTCGGCACGCCCATTGCCCCGCAGGTCATGGCGCAACTGTTTCAGCCTTTTACGCGGCCTCGCGACGATGCTCCACAGCCCGGCCTGGGCCTGGGCCTGTACATTGCCAACCAGATTGCCCTGGCGCATGGCGGACGCATGGAGGTGATATCGAGCGCCGAAGCCGGGACGCTGTTCACCTTCCGCCTGCCATTGGATCGGGTTGTACCCGCAACAGATCAGCCAGCCAGCCTATGACCCTCCGTACACATCGCTCTGGTCAAGCACTCAACGCCTGATGCAACTGCGCCAGTACCGGCAGTTGCAGGGCCTGAGCCGCGAAGCACAGGCCGACCCGCCGGGTCAGCGCCGAACCTGGGCTGGGACGCCAGTGCAACCCGGGGTGACGCTCGACCAACGATTGCGGCAGCAATGCTGCGCCCAGCCCCGCCGCTACCATCGGCAGCGCCTGCTGCAACGAGCCAGCATGCCCGGCCTGCTCCGCCCCGGCATAGAAACCAAGCAAACGCTGATGAGCATAGTGCTGCGGGCAACTGATCCAGCGCTCGGGCTGGTTGCTGCCGTTAGCCATGGCCAGAACGAAGGGTTCTTCCCACAACGGCAGAAACAGCTCGTCTTCACAGCACAAAGCCTCAACGCCAAGCCGCACATCGCCTACGCAGCCATCGAGCAGGGTCAAGCACAAACCTGGAACGCTCTGCGTGGCCAGGCGAACGAAAGCTTCAACCTGGCTGCTGGCGATGTCCGCCTCCACGCCCAGTTGCAAGGGCAGGCGCTGCTCTTGCTGGCGAAAGCGCCGGCTCAAGGCCTGGGCGTCGGCAACCATGCGCCGGGCCTGCGGATACAACTGCCGGGCGTGCTCACTGACCTCGACGCCACGAGCCTTACGCAGGAACAACGCCACGCCCAACTCATCCTCAAGCTGGCGAATGGTCACCGACAACGTCGGCTGGGCAACACACAAGCGCTGGGCGGCCAGGGTGATGTTGCGCTCCTCGAACACCGCGAGAAACGCCTTGAGGTGACGAATATCCATAGTTATTTCCGATGCCACCTCTAGAAATATGCCGTTTTTCAAAGGCAATTTGCGTTCTTACACTAGAGTCATTGAAAACGATTATGCCTTGGAGACGACCATGCACAAACCCCTGATCATCATCACCGGTGCCAGCTCCGGTATCGGCGAAGCCACCGCACGCTTGCTGTCCGGCGCCGGTCACCCGCTGCTGTTGCTGGCGCGCCGTCTGGACCGCCTGCAAGCACTGGAACTGCCCAATTGCCTGTGCCGCGCCGTGGATGTCAGCGATCGCCAGGCCTTCGTCAGCGCAGTGAACGACGCCCAGGCGCTGTATGGCCCCGCCGATGCCCTGGTCAATAATGCCGGGGTGATGCTGCTGGGGCAGATGCACGAGCAGGATCCGGCCCAGTGGGAGCAGATGCTTGAGGTCAACGTCAAAGGGTTGCTCAACGGCATTCATGCGCTGGTGGGCGGGATGATCGAGCGCCGCCACGGCACGATCATCAACGTCAGTTCCGTGGCCGGGCGCAAGACCTTCCCCAACCATGTGGCCTACGTTGGTACCAAGTTTGCCGTTCACGGCATTTCGGAAAACCTGCGCGAAGAAGTCGCTGCCCACAACGTACGCGTGGTAACCATCGCTCCTGGCGCGGTGGAGACCGAACTGCTCGGCCACACCACCGATGAAACGATCAAGCAGGGTTACCAGGCCTGGAAAACCGAGATGGGCGGCCAGGTGCTCAGCGCCGAGGATGTTGCCCAGGCAATTGCCTATGCCTACGGGCAACCGCAACACGTGTGTATTCGCGAAATCGTCCTGGCCGCGACCCGCCAGCAGCCTTGATCAGCGTGTCAACTGATCTTCGCGCACCTGCACACTGGCGGTCATGCCTGCGCTCAGCTTGACCCCTTCGGGTACCTGGTCGAGCTTGATCCGCACCGGAATGCGCTGGGCCAGACGCACCCAATTGAAGGTCGGCTCGACTTCGGCGAGCAACTGGCTGTCGGGGTTGGCGTTGCGGTCGGTGATGCCGCGACTGATGCTTTCGACCTGGCCCTGCATCGGCTCGCCAGCGCTCATCAGCCAGACCTTGACCGGGTCGCCAACGCGGATGCGCGGCAGCTTGGTCTCTTCGAAGTAGGCCTGGACATAGAAGGTCGAATCATCCACCAGGGCCATCACCGGCTGCCCGGCATTGACGTAGTTGCCTTCGGCCAGGCGCAGGTTGGTGATGTGCCCGCTGCGTGGCGCCTTGACCTGGCTGCGGGCCAGGTTGATGGCCGCCACCTTGACCTCGGCCTGGGCCTCGCGCAGTTGGCCACGGGCGACGGCGGCGTTGATCTGGGCGTTCTCACGCAATTCGGCGCTGATTGCCTGTGGCCCCAGCGCAGCGCGCCGCGAGGCTTCGTGCTCGCGCAAGCGCAGTTGTTGCTGGCGGGTTTCGGCCACGGCGTTGGCCTTGTCCAGGGCAGCCTCGAAGCGGTCGCGGTCGATCGACATGAGCAGCTCGCCAGACTTGACCTGCTGGTTGTCATGCACCTTCAGCTCCCGCACCCAGCCGGACACATCCGGGGCGATGATCACCACGTCAGCGCGAATTTTCGCATCTCGGGTCCAGGGCGTGAGCATGTAGTACTGCCAGAGCTTCCAGCCGGCAAAGATGGCCACCGCCACCAGGCACAGGGTTACTGCGATACGTACGGCAGCACGCATGGTCACACTCCTTATAACGGCCCCAGCACGTGGGTCACCAGGGTCAAAATACACACGAACAGCGCGCAGTCGAACAATGCCTCATGCCAGACCCAGCGGCCCAGCGGGGTGTAGCGCAACAGCAAGCGCACCACACCGGTCAGCAGCAGGGCCAATAGCACATAAATCAGAAACGGACTGAGCAATACGCCGCCCAGCGCCCACTCACGCAAGCCCATGAATTTCCTCCTGTCGACGGCACCACTGGCCCCAACTCTTCTGCAATTGCAGGACTGCACCGACTGCCAGGCGCAACGGGTCACTGCTCGGAGCAGCTTGCAAAGCCTCGATGAACTGCTCACTGGCAGCGTCCAGGCGTGCGCCACGGCCTGGGGCCGGGCCGCTGGCCAGGACTGACTCAAGCTGTTGCAGATACTCACGTTCGGCAGCCACCAGCGGCGCTCCGGCAACCGCCAGGCACAGGCGCAGGTGCAGCAGCTCATCGCCCATGTCCAGGCCGTGTACACCATCGTCCCAACGCTCGCGCTCGTGCTCGGGCAAGGCCGTGTAATGCCGAGCCAGTTGCAGCAGGCGATCGGCCATGCGCCCACCGAACCAACTGTCGGCGCCGCGCAGGTCACGCCGGGTCAGGCGCACCAGGTCGCTCTGGGTGGCGGCGCGCAAGCGCTTTCCATGCCAGGCCGGGTTGCGCAGTACCAGCAGTTTGAACGCCAGCACCGCTGCCCCCACGCCCATCAACATGGCCTGGGCACTGTTGAGAAAGAAGGCCACATCGAAGTTCATGACATTTAACGGCGCCACCAGCACGATGAAGTGCAGGCAGTAGGAGGTCGCCGTGGCGCCGATCTTCGGATTGGCCATGCCCAGGGCGCCGAAGAACAGCGGCACGCCCATGGCCAGGCAGAGCATGGCAAAGCTGCTGAGCTCCGGCAGGAGGATCTGCCCGACCACAAACGCGACCGGTATGGCCAGAAGGATCCCGCGCAGAAAACTCATGCCAATCTGTGCGCCATTCTCGCGGCTGGCAAACAGGCTGCAGACCACACAGGTCAGTACCAACCCTCCGGGAGCTGCCTGCCAGGCGGTAGCCAGCCAGAAACTGGCCATGGCCAGAAACGCCAAGGCGCTGCGTGAACCGAACAGCAAGGCCAGCGACAGGTCGCGATGGACCGCCAGGTTGTCGGCCACCTCGCTTGTCGCGCTGCCCTCCTCCACCGCACGCAGGGCCAGGGTTGCAGCCATGGCGTTGT encodes:
- a CDS encoding amidase, with product MKVSEYVQLDAIGLAELIAQGHVSADQVQAAAQQAIASMEPQVNALAEHWHDESLPTRTEGPLYGVPFLIKDLAISMQGRAHEFGSRLAQGTGSTADSFLMQRFRRAGLLTLGRTTIPELAISTTTESRLCGPTRNPWDLNRSAGGSSGGSAAAVASGMVPVAHATDGGGSIRVPAAACGLFGLKPGRGLISMGPFLDEAWNGLAVQGVLSRSVRDSALLLDCMVGAQAGDPFLSAPAQGSYLSALKQAPEALRIAVQRHPLNGQHSDPLMVEALEQLLQTLENLGHHCEHVDLDIGLSWEAFVEMNARFWASNTAAWLDGLGSETGRPLNSDWLEPATLALHRYGKGLSATDLLAAMDQRNLVSRQLGGFFQRFDLLLSPTLSTLPPVIGAYNAGQETLDGLGWMHRVFDHSPFTALANICGTPSMSVPLYQDAASGLPIGMQFTAGAAGERLLLSLAGQLEQALPWRGRIPPVWAAQG
- a CDS encoding DUF2025 family protein codes for the protein MHITSQDICAAADQLKGFVGFHRKLGKHIVRFSEDSFGMDVADDNIIPSNEFVWQAADGEVMTLSRALIEILLAQNVDERLNVTEPLRVYLRRKDLPQIAAQRRLRA
- a CDS encoding GAF domain-containing sensor histidine kinase, producing the protein MNTPVTSDIATISRINAVPAILQVICETTGMRFAAVARVTESNWTACAVLDSLGFGLEVGGELELITTLCHEIRASHQTIVIDKASTDELYCNHHTPRQYKFESYISVPVFRTDGSFFGTICALDPLPAELKGSAIQPMMESFARLLSIQMESEENAQQTEQALVEERAIADLREQFIAVLGHDLRNPLFAITAGAELLSQRLQDEKSRAIAQHILTCGRRANQLVRDVLDFARGRLGNGIMINVQACPDLAEALKHVASELQRIHPERLIRLNISDLGGMHCDRERVTQLLSNLVANALVHGAADSPVDVMADIRDQVFVLGVHNLGTPIAPQVMAQLFQPFTRPRDDAPQPGLGLGLYIANQIALAHGGRMEVISSAEAGTLFTFRLPLDRVVPATDQPASL
- a CDS encoding LysR family transcriptional regulator; its protein translation is MDIRHLKAFLAVFEERNITLAAQRLCVAQPTLSVTIRQLEDELGVALFLRKARGVEVSEHARQLYPQARRMVADAQALSRRFRQQEQRLPLQLGVEADIASSQVEAFVRLATQSVPGLCLTLLDGCVGDVRLGVEALCCEDELFLPLWEEPFVLAMANGSNQPERWISCPQHYAHQRLLGFYAGAEQAGHAGSLQQALPMVAAGLGAALLPQSLVERHPGLHWRPSPGSALTRRVGLCFAAQALQLPVLAQLHQALSA
- a CDS encoding SDR family oxidoreductase; translated protein: MHKPLIIITGASSGIGEATARLLSGAGHPLLLLARRLDRLQALELPNCLCRAVDVSDRQAFVSAVNDAQALYGPADALVNNAGVMLLGQMHEQDPAQWEQMLEVNVKGLLNGIHALVGGMIERRHGTIINVSSVAGRKTFPNHVAYVGTKFAVHGISENLREEVAAHNVRVVTIAPGAVETELLGHTTDETIKQGYQAWKTEMGGQVLSAEDVAQAIAYAYGQPQHVCIREIVLAATRQQP
- a CDS encoding efflux RND transporter periplasmic adaptor subunit — its product is MRAAVRIAVTLCLVAVAIFAGWKLWQYYMLTPWTRDAKIRADVVIIAPDVSGWVRELKVHDNQQVKSGELLMSIDRDRFEAALDKANAVAETRQQQLRLREHEASRRAALGPQAISAELRENAQINAAVARGQLREAQAEVKVAAINLARSQVKAPRSGHITNLRLAEGNYVNAGQPVMALVDDSTFYVQAYFEETKLPRIRVGDPVKVWLMSAGEPMQGQVESISRGITDRNANPDSQLLAEVEPTFNWVRLAQRIPVRIKLDQVPEGVKLSAGMTASVQVREDQLTR
- a CDS encoding DUF1656 domain-containing protein, which codes for MGLREWALGGVLLSPFLIYVLLALLLTGVVRLLLRYTPLGRWVWHEALFDCALFVCILTLVTHVLGPL
- a CDS encoding FUSC family protein, coding for MPITLQALLAPNKLAVQFALKTLFGGGLALWLALRWGLEQPAWALMTAFIVAQPLSGMVVQKGLARLLGTLVGTVMSVLFIGAFAQTPWLFLLALALWLALCTACSTLLRSAWAYAFVLAGYTVAIIALPAVNHPLLVFDQAVARCTEICLGIVCATVTSALLWPMRVEQQLSGQAHQAWQSGLQAASAALLGEEQGRKGLLEILGRIVAVDAQREHAWFEGRQGRQRARAIRGLSQKLLVLLRISRSVRRQWRQLDEQQAQHMAPWFEEVHGLLARPDQAGLLLLRQRVWDAAHDPRISSAEHYCLARLSLLLDNAMAATLALRAVEEGSATSEVADNLAVHRDLSLALLFGSRSALAFLAMASFWLATAWQAAPGGLVLTCVVCSLFASRENGAQIGMSFLRGILLAIPVAFVVGQILLPELSSFAMLCLAMGVPLFFGALGMANPKIGATATSYCLHFIVLVAPLNVMNFDVAFFLNSAQAMLMGVGAAVLAFKLLVLRNPAWHGKRLRAATQSDLVRLTRRDLRGADSWFGGRMADRLLQLARHYTALPEHERERWDDGVHGLDMGDELLHLRLCLAVAGAPLVAAEREYLQQLESVLASGPAPGRGARLDAASEQFIEALQAAPSSDPLRLAVGAVLQLQKSWGQWCRRQEEIHGLA